Proteins encoded in a region of the Suncus etruscus isolate mSunEtr1 chromosome 1, mSunEtr1.pri.cur, whole genome shotgun sequence genome:
- the LOC126004962 gene encoding 40S ribosomal protein S18-like yields the protein MVAIFLVIPEKLQHISQELNTNIEGQWKIAFVITAIKGVDQRYVHVVLRKADIDLMKQAGELTEDEVECMITIMQNPRQYKIPDWFLNRQKDGKYSQVLANGLDNNLREDLERLKKIQAHWGLHHFWGLHVRGQHTKTTELCGHTVGVSKKKVSLVNLAYWVDSSTGHWSALRLQLCGSDSQTHV from the exons ATGG TCGCCATATTTCTAGTGATCCCCGAGAAGCTCCAGCATATTTCACAAGAACTCAACACCAACATCGAAGGGCAGTGGAAAATAGCCTTTGTCATCACTGCTATTAAGGGTGTGGACCAAAGATATGTTCATGTGGTGTTAAGGAAAGCAGACATTGACCTCATGAAGCAGGCAGGAGAGCTCACTGAAGATGAGGTAGAGTGCATGATCACTATTATGCAGAATCCTCGCCAATACAAGATTCCTGATTGGTTCTTGAATAGACAGAAGGATGGGAAATACAGTCAGGTTCTGGCCAATGGCCTGGACAACAATCTCCGTGAAGACTTAGAGCGACTGAAGAAAATACAGGCCCACTGGGGTCTGCACCACTTTTGGGGACTTCACGTCAGAGGCCAGCACACTAAGACCACAGAACTCTGTGGCCACACTGTGGGTGTATCCAAGAAGAAAGTCT CTCTGGTGAATCTAGCCTACTGGGTTGACAGCAGCACAGGACACTGGTCTGCCCTGAGACTCCAGCTCTGTGGGTCTGACTCCCAAACACATGTCTGA